The Kordia sp. SMS9 genome window below encodes:
- the folP gene encoding dihydropteroate synthase — translation MQSINCNGHLVSLETPKVMGILNVTPDSFYDGGKFKNPKSILAQVEKMLTDGATFVDVGAYSSRPNAPHVSLEEEKKRLLPILELILQEFPNTILSIDTFRSEVAKAAIDLGAAMINDISAGNLDEHMMQTVGKLGVPYIMMHMQGTPKTMQENPRYENVVKDILQELSEKIAVARSHNINDLIVDPGFGFGKTIAHNYAILSDLKLFSFLDCAVLAGVSRKSMIYKVLATTPQEALNGTSVLHTIALQNGASIIRVHDVKEAVECVKLVGMVG, via the coding sequence ATGCAAAGTATAAACTGTAATGGACATTTAGTATCACTAGAAACCCCAAAAGTGATGGGAATTTTGAATGTGACACCTGATTCTTTTTATGATGGTGGCAAGTTTAAAAATCCGAAAAGCATATTGGCGCAGGTTGAAAAAATGTTGACTGATGGCGCAACTTTTGTAGATGTTGGCGCATACAGTTCGCGACCAAATGCACCGCATGTTTCGTTGGAAGAAGAAAAGAAACGCTTGTTGCCGATTTTGGAATTGATTTTACAGGAATTTCCAAACACGATACTGTCAATTGATACTTTTCGTAGTGAAGTGGCGAAAGCTGCCATTGATTTGGGTGCTGCGATGATTAATGATATTTCTGCGGGAAATTTGGATGAACACATGATGCAAACTGTTGGAAAACTTGGTGTTCCATATATTATGATGCACATGCAAGGCACACCGAAAACCATGCAAGAAAATCCTAGGTATGAAAATGTGGTGAAAGATATTTTGCAAGAACTTTCAGAAAAAATTGCGGTAGCACGATCGCATAATATTAACGATCTCATTGTTGATCCTGGTTTTGGTTTTGGAAAAACCATTGCACATAATTATGCTATTTTAAGCGATTTGAAGCTTTTTTCCTTCTTGGATTGTGCCGTATTAGCGGGCGTTTCCAGAAAATCTATGATTTATAAAGTGTTAGCAACAACTCCGCAAGAAGCACTAAACGGAACTTCTGTGTTACATACAATTGCCTTACAAAATGGTGCTTCCATTATACGCGTGCATGATGTGAAAGAAGCTGTGGAATGTGTAAAGTTGGTAGGAATGGTTGGTTAG
- a CDS encoding ATP-dependent Clp protease adaptor ClpS has protein sequence MSTQEKIKEEYLTLEDVQKNNEIVLYNDDVNTFDHVIETLIYACDHTAEQAEQCSIIVHYKGKCTVKTGEYEDLKPRCSKLLEAGLSAEII, from the coding sequence ATGAGTACACAAGAAAAAATTAAGGAAGAATATTTAACCTTAGAAGATGTACAAAAGAACAACGAAATTGTATTATATAACGACGATGTAAATACATTTGATCACGTCATTGAAACACTAATCTATGCTTGTGATCATACTGCTGAACAAGCAGAACAATGTTCTATAATTGTACATTACAAAGGAAAATGTACCGTGAAAACTGGAGAATATGAAGATTTAAAACCAAGATGTAGCAAATTGCTTGAAGCTGGACTTTCCGCTGAAATTATTTAG
- a CDS encoding thrombospondin type 3 repeat-containing protein — MKKILRLLFTVCLSIHFVNAQCPTESMSLRTQEEIDAFVAAYGTTCPDLPFSLGVEYTDDRDVSGLNFINSIQGNLVVYGENYGTPTEIYGFENLVSVSGEFRFGSTEYIHTISGFNNLVSIGGDFNLIHLYYDENVTPGYGNALELISGFNSLETIGGNLRINQTKSGVEIDGFYNLQYIGEDFIMGAIGFSSIIGFTQLQRVERDLKFSCVRIYEDAVNATNLFTSFTSIGGDLRIAGFNTCGLPRIGLDFLNNLTTIEGDIFVDKATVRSGLSGLETLGGNLYLKGAQQFPPLPNIKTIGGNIEIDGYGNVYPFGDIDTKVSLEYPNLETLGGSLLVSGTNFTEIDIEEINFNSLTFIGGDIILESGFQYPTSLPTDPNELIDYNKGAQIGQVSINSLTQMNGSIKINYLPKTEASYSFEMNSLETIGGNIEFDEFAPYTTSFQVLHTINGNCTVRDIEFGLTSMEDAFSSLHTVAGDLKIIYNAIIPSLDGLESLQNVGGELRIQSSPGLDDCAAICNFIANNTNYALVNVSLPCQTTSATCTANIITGTVLLDFDADGCNVNNDFPFENMEVVAYDGINYYTTFTDENGNYSLVVPEGTFDVYLASESLLNTIPAVSTITITGTDNTNVVDFCTSFSETFEDISVVIIPEIAPIAGFEAAYTIVLENNGTTLVNGTIDFNFDDVKLDFTAASIPPTTQTTGLLRWDYTNLIPGETRSITVNFDILPPPTTNINDVLFFSALVPLTNDITPNNNQNSLNQTVLSSYDPNDKTVLEGEHLLIDDIDEYLHYVIRFQNEGTSPAVNIRIKDLMSELIDWDTFEPVAASHEYYIALTTGADRELEFFFDNINLPDSTTDEPNSHGFVAFRVKPKSTVQIGDIIDNRAAIYFDFNAPIITNKTETRIVEDTDSDTIYNYLDNCPNTPNTDQADQDGDGIGDVCDDDSDGDEIPNLDDNCADFYNPAQEDFDEDGIGDLCDDDDDNDGILDVDDDCQFYSGSSADGCPFALPVDNYIIQTISETCASLDNAKIDIKTIANYTYEVDLTRDGTQINLPVSSFVENLLIENLDAGTYELCFSISVENYTQCFTVEIGDPAELAANSALSRSNEYTIDLLGATNYSIFINGEKHTVIAPSENTTVTFTKQLTKPVNMIEVQTEKACQGKFMEVVKTVSNADFVMLPNPSNDYIYLSLLNAENTKNAIVTIHDVSGRLLFQETIKTPVNHQKIDIQKLKTGVYFVQLATAATTFTQKLIKK, encoded by the coding sequence ATGAAGAAAATATTACGATTACTATTTACAGTTTGTTTAAGTATACATTTCGTAAACGCACAATGTCCTACAGAAAGTATGTCATTAAGGACTCAAGAAGAAATAGATGCTTTTGTAGCTGCTTATGGAACTACATGTCCAGATCTTCCATTTAGTTTAGGCGTTGAATATACAGATGATAGAGATGTAAGCGGATTAAATTTTATCAATTCTATACAAGGTAACTTAGTAGTTTATGGTGAAAATTATGGTACTCCAACGGAAATTTATGGATTTGAGAATCTAGTAAGTGTTTCAGGAGAGTTTAGATTCGGTTCGACCGAATACATACATACAATTTCTGGGTTCAACAATTTGGTAAGTATTGGAGGTGACTTTAATTTAATTCACTTATACTATGATGAAAATGTAACTCCAGGTTATGGCAACGCGTTGGAATTAATAAGTGGCTTTAATAGTCTGGAAACCATTGGAGGAAATTTACGCATTAATCAAACAAAAAGTGGCGTTGAAATAGACGGATTTTACAATTTACAATACATTGGAGAAGACTTTATAATGGGAGCTATAGGTTTTAGTAGTATTATAGGTTTTACACAACTTCAAAGAGTAGAACGTGACTTAAAATTCAGTTGCGTACGAATATATGAAGATGCCGTCAATGCAACGAATCTATTTACATCTTTTACATCTATAGGTGGAGATTTACGGATTGCTGGATTTAATACCTGTGGCTTGCCAAGAATTGGATTAGATTTTCTTAACAACCTAACAACTATTGAAGGAGATATTTTTGTTGATAAAGCAACAGTTCGCTCTGGACTTAGTGGATTGGAAACCCTTGGTGGAAACTTATATTTGAAAGGAGCCCAACAATTTCCTCCTTTACCTAATATTAAAACGATAGGAGGAAATATAGAAATTGACGGATATGGAAATGTATATCCTTTTGGTGATATAGATACCAAAGTATCTTTAGAGTATCCAAACTTAGAAACACTAGGAGGAAGTTTGCTCGTTTCAGGAACAAATTTTACAGAAATTGACATTGAAGAAATAAACTTTAATAGTTTAACATTTATTGGAGGCGATATTATCTTAGAAAGTGGTTTTCAATATCCAACAAGCTTACCAACTGACCCAAACGAACTTATTGATTACAATAAAGGAGCGCAAATTGGTCAAGTATCAATCAATTCCTTAACCCAAATGAATGGCTCAATAAAAATAAATTATTTACCAAAAACAGAGGCTTCGTATTCTTTTGAAATGAACTCGTTGGAAACCATCGGTGGAAATATTGAATTTGACGAATTTGCGCCATATACGACTTCATTTCAGGTATTGCACACCATCAATGGAAATTGTACCGTAAGAGATATTGAATTCGGATTGACCTCTATGGAAGATGCATTTTCTTCTTTGCATACGGTTGCTGGAGACCTTAAAATTATTTACAATGCAATCATTCCTTCCTTAGATGGATTGGAATCACTACAAAATGTAGGAGGAGAATTAAGAATTCAAAGTAGTCCAGGTTTAGATGATTGCGCTGCTATTTGTAATTTCATAGCAAACAATACAAACTATGCGCTGGTCAATGTGAGTCTGCCTTGTCAAACCACATCCGCAACTTGTACCGCAAACATAATTACAGGAACTGTTTTACTTGATTTTGATGCGGATGGTTGCAATGTAAACAATGATTTTCCTTTTGAAAACATGGAAGTTGTTGCGTATGACGGAATCAATTACTACACCACATTTACAGATGAAAATGGCAACTATTCATTAGTCGTGCCCGAAGGTACTTTTGATGTATACCTTGCCTCAGAAAGTTTACTCAATACGATTCCAGCAGTATCAACCATCACAATTACAGGAACTGACAATACGAATGTAGTCGATTTTTGTACTTCGTTTAGTGAAACATTTGAAGACATATCAGTAGTGATTATTCCTGAAATTGCTCCCATAGCAGGTTTTGAAGCAGCCTACACTATTGTACTTGAAAACAATGGAACGACATTGGTCAATGGAACAATTGACTTTAATTTTGATGATGTAAAACTCGATTTTACTGCTGCATCAATTCCGCCAACTACACAAACAACAGGTTTACTTCGGTGGGATTATACAAATCTAATTCCAGGGGAAACGAGAAGTATTACGGTCAATTTTGATATTTTACCACCACCAACAACCAATATCAATGATGTGCTCTTTTTCTCTGCGCTAGTACCGTTGACGAATGATATTACTCCGAATAACAATCAAAACAGTCTCAATCAGACAGTACTTTCTTCATACGATCCAAACGATAAAACAGTACTTGAAGGCGAACATCTACTGATTGATGATATAGACGAATATCTACATTACGTCATTCGTTTTCAAAATGAAGGAACCTCACCAGCAGTGAATATCCGTATCAAAGATTTAATGAGCGAGCTGATTGATTGGGATACGTTTGAACCTGTAGCTGCAAGTCATGAGTATTATATTGCGTTGACAACAGGCGCAGATCGTGAATTAGAATTTTTCTTTGACAATATCAATCTGCCAGATAGTACTACGGATGAACCTAACAGTCACGGATTTGTAGCGTTTAGAGTAAAACCAAAAAGCACAGTACAAATCGGAGACATTATTGACAACAGAGCCGCCATTTATTTTGATTTCAACGCGCCAATTATTACCAACAAAACCGAAACACGCATTGTAGAAGATACCGATAGCGATACCATTTATAACTATTTGGATAACTGTCCTAATACACCAAATACTGATCAAGCGGATCAAGATGGTGACGGAATCGGCGATGTGTGTGACGATGATAGCGATGGCGACGAAATTCCAAACCTAGATGATAACTGTGCAGATTTCTACAATCCTGCGCAGGAAGACTTTGACGAAGACGGCATTGGCGATCTCTGTGATGATGACGATGACAACGATGGCATTTTAGATGTGGACGATGATTGTCAATTTTACAGTGGAAGTTCGGCAGATGGCTGTCCGTTTGCATTGCCTGTAGATAACTATATCATACAAACCATCAGTGAAACCTGCGCCAGTTTGGACAATGCAAAAATTGACATCAAAACCATAGCAAATTACACCTATGAAGTTGACTTAACGCGTGATGGAACACAAATAAATTTACCAGTAAGTTCATTTGTTGAAAATTTACTCATCGAAAATCTAGACGCAGGAACTTATGAATTGTGTTTTAGCATTTCAGTAGAAAACTATACGCAATGTTTCACAGTAGAAATTGGCGATCCTGCGGAATTGGCTGCGAATTCCGCCTTATCAAGAAGCAACGAATATACCATTGACTTACTTGGAGCAACGAATTACAGTATTTTCATCAATGGCGAAAAACACACGGTTATCGCGCCAAGCGAAAACACCACAGTAACTTTCACGAAGCAACTAACCAAACCAGTAAACATGATTGAAGTGCAAACAGAAAAAGCATGCCAAGGAAAATTTATGGAAGTTGTAAAAACAGTTTCAAATGCAGACTTTGTTATGTTGCCAAATCCTAGTAACGATTATATCTATTTGAGTTTGCTCAATGCAGAAAACACCAAAAATGCTATCGTGACAATTCATGATGTTTCTGGACGATTACTTTTTCAAGAAACCATCAAAACTCCTGTAAATCATCAAAAAATAGACATACAAAAACTAAAAACAGGCGTGTATTTTGTGCAATTAGCTACAGCAGCAACTACATTCACACAAAAATTAATCAAAAAATAA
- the prmA gene encoding 50S ribosomal protein L11 methyltransferase: protein MSTTYIGYTFKISPLQPATEILIAELGFAGFESFVENEEGVNAYIQKGDWHEAILENIQILNNAEFKISYQKEEIAQVNWNEEWEKNFEPIEVDEKCVVRAPFHEKPAVEYDIIIEPKMSFGTGHHETTHMMLQHILNTDVTDKKVLDMGCGTGVLAILAEMKGAKPIDAIDIDNWCYLNSLENVERNNCQHISVYEGDVSLLKDKTYDIIIANINRNILLSDIHQYAACLHANGILFLSGFYTEDIPIITEECVKNKLKFADKLEKNNWVSLKFVNL from the coding sequence ATGTCTACAACCTACATAGGATATACCTTTAAAATTTCACCATTGCAACCTGCCACAGAAATACTCATTGCAGAGTTGGGTTTTGCAGGTTTTGAAAGCTTTGTAGAAAATGAAGAAGGTGTCAATGCGTACATTCAAAAAGGCGATTGGCATGAAGCTATTTTAGAAAACATTCAAATTCTGAACAATGCTGAATTTAAGATCAGTTATCAAAAAGAAGAAATAGCGCAAGTCAACTGGAATGAAGAATGGGAAAAGAATTTTGAGCCGATTGAAGTAGACGAAAAATGTGTAGTAAGAGCGCCTTTTCACGAAAAACCAGCGGTGGAATACGATATCATCATTGAACCAAAAATGAGCTTTGGAACAGGTCATCACGAAACCACACACATGATGTTGCAGCACATTCTCAATACCGATGTTACCGATAAAAAAGTGTTAGATATGGGATGCGGAACCGGAGTTTTGGCAATTTTGGCTGAAATGAAAGGCGCAAAACCAATAGACGCAATTGATATTGATAACTGGTGTTATCTAAACTCACTAGAAAATGTAGAACGCAATAACTGTCAACATATTTCTGTGTATGAAGGCGATGTGTCTTTGCTAAAAGATAAAACCTATGATATTATCATTGCAAATATCAACAGAAACATTTTATTGAGCGATATTCATCAATATGCGGCATGTTTACATGCGAACGGAATTTTATTTCTAAGTGGGTTTTACACGGAAGATATTCCGATTATTACAGAGGAATGTGTAAAAAACAAGTTAAAATTTGCAGACAAACTCGAAAAAAATAATTGGGTTTCGTTAAAATTTGTAAATTTGTAG
- a CDS encoding BT_3928 family protein, which produces MEKTGASQPEKATSIWQQIIQQKVIFFNTIYGKILTIACQIFVGGLFIFSGFIKLNDPVGFSFKLTDYFAEDVLNLEFLSPYALWMAVFLVILEVILGVMILLSLFKKPVLWSLLGLIVFFTFLTFYSAYFNKVTDCGCFGDFWKLTPWESFWKDIILLVAILILFMGIKHIKPIVSNKVSIAIATVSLLACIFFGRHVLNHLPTFDFRPYKIGANIMDGMTVPPDAPRPVFKYIWVFDVDGDEVEVVTDKIGEQPKVEGGTYKTIRSEVVEEGYEPPIHDFAIESMDDGDVTEMMMEEEKLIMVIMYNLDKAEDAGFSKVKTFTDKAIDAGYKVIGVSSADPEDLKDLSTLMKFNFDFYLTDETALKTIVRSNPGVLKVEKGTITDKKHYNDFDTIKL; this is translated from the coding sequence ATGGAAAAAACAGGAGCTTCACAACCCGAAAAAGCAACGTCGATTTGGCAGCAAATCATACAACAAAAAGTTATTTTTTTCAATACCATCTATGGAAAAATCCTTACGATTGCTTGTCAAATTTTTGTGGGCGGATTGTTTATTTTTTCAGGATTTATCAAGCTGAATGATCCTGTTGGGTTTTCATTCAAATTGACAGATTATTTTGCGGAAGACGTGCTAAATCTCGAATTTTTGTCACCGTATGCGTTGTGGATGGCTGTTTTTTTAGTCATCCTAGAAGTGATTCTCGGTGTCATGATTTTACTAAGTTTGTTTAAAAAACCAGTACTTTGGAGTTTGTTAGGATTAATTGTGTTCTTCACGTTTTTAACCTTCTATTCGGCCTATTTCAATAAAGTAACCGATTGTGGTTGTTTTGGCGATTTTTGGAAATTGACGCCTTGGGAAAGCTTTTGGAAAGATATCATTCTGTTAGTTGCAATCTTAATTCTTTTCATGGGAATCAAACATATCAAACCTATTGTTTCCAACAAAGTAAGCATCGCCATTGCGACAGTAAGTTTATTGGCATGTATTTTCTTTGGAAGACATGTGCTGAATCATTTGCCAACATTTGACTTTAGACCGTATAAAATTGGCGCAAACATTATGGATGGAATGACCGTTCCGCCAGATGCACCACGACCAGTTTTTAAATATATTTGGGTTTTTGATGTGGATGGAGACGAAGTGGAAGTTGTTACCGATAAGATTGGCGAACAGCCAAAAGTTGAAGGCGGAACCTACAAAACGATACGAAGTGAAGTTGTAGAAGAAGGCTACGAACCACCAATTCACGATTTTGCCATTGAAAGTATGGATGATGGTGATGTTACGGAAATGATGATGGAAGAAGAAAAACTCATTATGGTGATTATGTATAATTTGGATAAAGCAGAAGATGCTGGTTTTTCGAAAGTAAAAACGTTTACGGACAAAGCGATTGACGCAGGTTACAAAGTTATTGGTGTATCGTCTGCGGATCCTGAAGATTTAAAAGACTTATCAACCTTGATGAAATTTAATTTTGATTTCTATTTAACCGACGAAACTGCCTTAAAAACCATTGTTCGCTCCAATCCAGGAGTTTTAAAAGTAGAAAAAGGGACCATTACCGACAAAAAACATTACAACGATTTTGACACTATAAAACTCTAA
- the tpiA gene encoding triose-phosphate isomerase, whose translation MRRKIVAGNWKMNNDLSETEALLNDLIAHVPETDVNVMVAPTFVNLFQAFNMLKGHNIEVIAQNMHQEAKGAYTGEISANMLKSVGVHTVILGHSERRAYFGETDELLAKKVDAALANDLQIVFCFGEELEDRKSENHFNVVESQLKNALFHLAVADWKNIILAYEPVWAIGTGETASPKQAQEMHAFIRKTISEKFGSDTATELSILYGGSVKPANATEIFAKEDVDGGLIGGAALKAADFTAIINAF comes from the coding sequence ATGAGACGTAAAATAGTAGCAGGGAACTGGAAAATGAACAATGACCTTTCGGAAACGGAAGCTTTATTAAATGATTTAATTGCACACGTGCCGGAAACAGACGTAAATGTTATGGTAGCACCAACGTTTGTGAATCTTTTTCAAGCATTCAATATGTTAAAAGGACACAACATTGAGGTGATTGCTCAAAACATGCATCAAGAAGCAAAAGGTGCCTATACAGGAGAAATATCTGCAAATATGCTAAAAAGTGTGGGTGTACATACCGTAATTCTTGGACATAGCGAGCGCAGAGCGTATTTTGGAGAAACGGACGAATTATTAGCCAAAAAAGTAGACGCTGCACTCGCAAATGACTTGCAAATTGTATTCTGTTTTGGAGAAGAATTGGAAGACCGCAAGTCTGAAAACCATTTCAACGTGGTAGAAAGTCAATTAAAAAATGCATTATTTCACTTAGCTGTTGCCGATTGGAAAAACATCATTTTGGCATACGAACCAGTGTGGGCAATAGGAACCGGAGAAACAGCTTCGCCAAAACAAGCACAGGAAATGCATGCGTTTATTCGTAAAACAATCTCAGAAAAATTTGGAAGCGATACCGCAACTGAATTGTCTATTTTATATGGAGGAAGTGTAAAACCAGCAAATGCGACTGAAATTTTTGCAAAAGAAGATGTAGATGGCGGATTAATTGGTGGAGCGGCCTTAAAAGCTGCTGACTTTACAGCGATCATAAACGCATTCTAA
- a CDS encoding murein L,D-transpeptidase family protein, giving the protein MKVSRMYCICFVLSFWLSACKNKTTDQNTNSTQTSLNQLLPKGTSVRILIDKSDYTLSVFTADTLVKQYAVVFGGNPVDDKEKEGDKRTPEGTFGMRDKYPHKSWSKFIWIDYPNANSWKKFNARKAAGIIKESETIGGEVGIHGVPNGMDHVIDEKQNWTLGCISMKNKDVNELYPYITKKTQIIIQK; this is encoded by the coding sequence ATGAAAGTTTCTCGCATGTACTGTATCTGTTTTGTGTTATCATTTTGGTTGTCAGCGTGTAAAAACAAAACAACGGATCAAAATACGAACTCGACGCAAACTTCACTGAATCAATTATTGCCTAAAGGAACTTCTGTTCGTATTCTCATAGACAAAAGCGACTACACACTTTCGGTATTTACAGCAGATACACTAGTCAAACAATACGCGGTTGTTTTTGGAGGAAATCCTGTTGATGACAAAGAAAAAGAAGGCGACAAGCGAACGCCAGAAGGTACATTTGGGATGCGTGATAAATATCCGCATAAAAGTTGGTCAAAATTTATTTGGATAGATTATCCGAATGCAAATTCATGGAAAAAATTCAACGCTCGAAAAGCCGCTGGTATCATCAAAGAAAGCGAAACCATTGGTGGCGAAGTCGGAATTCACGGTGTTCCAAACGGAATGGATCATGTCATTGATGAAAAGCAAAACTGGACACTAGGCTGCATTTCCATGAAAAATAAAGATGTGAATGAACTCTATCCGTACATTACCAAAAAAACACAAATCATCATTCAAAAATAG
- a CDS encoding ABC transporter permease: MGRYILHKIGYAFLTLFGVVTVIFFLFNILPGDPAKMMLGQNQTEEQVVIVKKKYGFDKPVLTQYAYYLNDLLPISFHSTEKEDYTYLAKNKYSAATLFTIGNTTTVLKFPYLRESFQKSGKSVAQVIKETLPNTVVLAIAAISIAMLLGIIFGIISALYKDTFVDKMIQIISTLGMSLPSFFSAILFAWIFGFLLHEFTNLNMTGSLYEVDDFGESISIRWKNLILPAIVLGIRPLAVVIQLMRNSLLEVFNQDYIRTARAKGLSEFKIIKNHAVKNALNPVITAISGWFASMLAGAVFVEYIFGWNGLGKEIVDALNSQDLPIIMGAVLIIASMFVIINILVDIVYGYLDPKIRLK; encoded by the coding sequence TTGGGAAGATACATATTACATAAAATTGGCTATGCCTTTTTAACGCTTTTCGGTGTTGTGACCGTGATTTTTTTCTTGTTTAATATTTTGCCGGGCGATCCTGCAAAAATGATGCTTGGGCAAAACCAAACAGAGGAACAAGTTGTCATCGTGAAGAAGAAATACGGTTTCGACAAACCTGTGTTAACGCAATATGCGTACTATCTCAACGATTTACTGCCGATCTCATTTCATTCTACTGAAAAAGAAGATTACACCTATTTGGCTAAAAATAAATATTCGGCTGCAACACTATTCACCATCGGAAACACTACGACAGTCTTAAAGTTTCCATACTTACGTGAATCATTTCAAAAATCGGGAAAAAGTGTCGCGCAAGTCATTAAAGAAACCTTACCAAATACGGTCGTTTTAGCAATTGCAGCGATCAGTATTGCAATGTTGTTGGGAATTATATTTGGAATCATTTCTGCGTTGTATAAAGATACATTTGTGGACAAAATGATTCAAATCATCAGTACGCTAGGAATGAGTCTTCCTTCTTTCTTTAGCGCGATTTTATTTGCGTGGATTTTTGGATTTCTATTGCACGAATTCACCAATTTGAACATGACTGGAAGTTTATATGAAGTAGATGATTTTGGCGAATCGATCAGCATTCGCTGGAAAAATCTCATCTTGCCCGCCATCGTGTTGGGAATTCGTCCGTTGGCGGTTGTCATTCAGTTGATGCGAAATTCATTGCTAGAAGTCTTCAATCAAGATTACATTCGTACGGCAAGAGCAAAGGGTTTGAGTGAATTTAAAATCATAAAAAATCATGCTGTCAAAAATGCACTCAATCCTGTAATTACGGCAATTTCAGGTTGGTTTGCGTCCATGTTGGCAGGTGCTGTTTTTGTAGAATACATCTTCGGTTGGAACGGACTCGGTAAAGAAATCGTAGATGCTTTAAACAGTCAAGACCTTCCAATCATCATGGGCGCGGTATTAATTATTGCTTCTATGTTTGTAATTATCAATATTTTAGTTGATATTGTATATGGTTACCTCGATCCTAAAATACGTTTAAAATAA
- a CDS encoding TlpA disulfide reductase family protein translates to MKYILYVCLIAFLGVSCQKQILKEFPPEALQEMMLSVNGETHTFENILKKHQGKTIFVDIWASWCRDCLVGIPDVKEIQKNNPQLTYLFLSLDRNKAQWKASMKKYDLTGTHYYVKSGMKGSFGKAIGLNWIPRYMIVNPNGSIKLFEAIKTDDKVLLKALQ, encoded by the coding sequence ATGAAATACATTCTTTATGTATGTTTGATAGCGTTTTTGGGAGTAAGTTGTCAAAAACAAATCCTAAAAGAATTTCCACCAGAAGCATTGCAAGAAATGATGCTTTCTGTAAACGGAGAAACGCATACTTTTGAAAACATTCTAAAAAAACACCAAGGAAAAACTATCTTTGTAGATATATGGGCTTCGTGGTGTCGCGATTGTTTGGTGGGAATTCCTGACGTAAAAGAAATTCAAAAAAATAATCCGCAGTTAACATACCTATTTTTATCTTTGGACCGAAATAAAGCGCAATGGAAAGCGAGCATGAAAAAGTATGATCTTACAGGAACACACTATTATGTGAAATCTGGAATGAAAGGTAGCTTTGGAAAAGCGATCGGACTCAATTGGATTCCAAGATACATGATTGTCAATCCTAACGGAAGCATCAAACTTTTTGAAGCCATCAAAACAGATGATAAAGTATTGCTAAAAGCATTACAATAA